One segment of Rhodanobacter thiooxydans DNA contains the following:
- a CDS encoding AlkA N-terminal domain-containing protein, whose amino-acid sequence MNEPPTLPAPHVCEQARLSRDARFDGLFFTAVRSTGIYCRPVCPAPAPKRENVHYYANAAAAAAAGFRPCLRCRPELAPGNEQWQRGDHVVARALKLIEAGALAEQSLDELAARVGIGARQLRRLFVERIGAPPVSVHTTRRLLFAKQLLTETALPVTEVALASGFRSLRRFNAAFAQANRIAPRELRRHPRAAADAPLVLRLGYRPPYDFPGLLAFLRTRALPGVELVDEGSYARVFGPADAPGWLRLSAWPGGEHALQLQLHCPQPTRLLGVVTTLRRMFDLDANPQAIADTFRHDAVLGPRLARHPGLRLPGGWDGFEIAVRAVLGQQISVPAARTLATRIVQRWGEPLPAAPLPGLQRLFPTPAALAQADLREVGLTTTRATTISGMAQALLDGRVDFGAGQALEAFVARWVALPGIGEWTAHYIAMRALSAPDAFPAADLILRREAAADATPLSTKALTARANAWRPWRAYAVIHLWRGAVEAPSPARQKKAEAIA is encoded by the coding sequence ATGAACGAACCACCCACCCTGCCCGCCCCGCATGTCTGCGAACAGGCCCGACTCAGCCGCGACGCGCGCTTCGACGGGTTGTTCTTCACCGCCGTGCGCAGCACCGGCATCTATTGCCGGCCGGTGTGCCCGGCGCCGGCGCCGAAGCGCGAGAACGTGCATTACTACGCGAACGCGGCCGCCGCGGCAGCGGCCGGCTTCCGGCCGTGCCTGCGCTGCCGGCCGGAACTGGCGCCGGGCAACGAGCAGTGGCAGCGCGGCGATCATGTCGTGGCGCGCGCGTTGAAGCTGATCGAGGCCGGCGCGCTGGCGGAGCAATCACTGGACGAACTGGCGGCGCGCGTCGGCATCGGCGCGCGGCAACTGCGCCGGCTGTTCGTCGAGCGCATCGGCGCGCCGCCGGTCAGCGTGCACACGACGCGCCGGCTGCTGTTCGCGAAACAGCTGCTGACGGAGACGGCGCTGCCGGTGACGGAAGTCGCGCTCGCGTCCGGTTTCCGCAGCCTGCGCCGGTTCAACGCGGCGTTTGCGCAGGCGAACCGGATTGCACCGCGCGAACTGCGCCGGCACCCGCGCGCGGCGGCCGATGCGCCGCTGGTGCTGCGGCTCGGCTACCGGCCGCCGTACGATTTTCCGGGGCTGCTCGCGTTCCTGCGCACGCGCGCGTTGCCGGGCGTGGAACTCGTCGACGAAGGCAGCTACGCGCGCGTGTTCGGTCCGGCGGATGCTCCCGGCTGGCTGCGGCTCAGTGCGTGGCCGGGCGGCGAGCATGCGTTGCAGCTGCAATTGCATTGCCCGCAGCCGACGCGGCTGCTCGGCGTGGTGACGACGCTGCGGCGCATGTTCGACCTGGACGCGAACCCGCAGGCGATCGCGGACACGTTCCGCCACGACGCCGTACTCGGCCCGCGGCTCGCGCGCCACCCCGGCCTGCGCCTGCCCGGCGGCTGGGACGGTTTCGAGATCGCGGTGCGCGCGGTGCTCGGCCAGCAGATCAGCGTGCCGGCGGCGCGCACGCTGGCAACGCGCATCGTGCAGCGCTGGGGCGAGCCGCTGCCGGCGGCGCCGCTGCCGGGGTTGCAGCGGCTGTTTCCGACGCCGGCCGCGCTGGCGCAGGCGGACCTGCGCGAGGTCGGCCTGACCACGACGCGCGCCACCACGATCAGCGGCATGGCGCAGGCGCTGCTGGACGGCCGTGTGGACTTCGGTGCAGGGCAAGCGCTGGAGGCGTTCGTGGCGCGCTGGGTCGCACTGCCCGGCATCGGCGAATGGACGGCGCACTACATCGCGATGCGCGCGTTGAGCGCGCCGGATGCGTTCCCGGCGGCCGACCTGATCCTGCGCCGCGAAGCGGCAGCGGATGCCACGCCGCTCAGCACGAAAGCGCTGACCGCACGCGCGAACGCGTGGCGCCCGTGGCGCGCGTACGCCGTCATCCATCTGTGGCGCGGCGCAGTGGAAGCGCCGTCGCCGGCACGCCAGAAAAAAGCGGAGGCGATTGCATGA
- a CDS encoding methylated-DNA--[protein]-cysteine S-methyltransferase: MTNLPDTIYYDEMDSPVGTLRLVADGHGLRQIWFERERHPKQAHPGWVRAAAPLKFARVQLEQYFAGERQHFELPLHPVGTPFQLEVWHELGRIPYGVTISYGELARRIDKPLAVRAVGAANGRNPLPIVLPCHRVIGANGSLTGFGGGLPTKRYLLDMEGRIAHGDLFG; this comes from the coding sequence ATGACGAACCTGCCTGACACCATTTACTACGACGAGATGGACAGCCCGGTCGGCACGCTGCGCCTGGTCGCCGACGGCCACGGCCTGCGCCAGATCTGGTTCGAGCGCGAACGCCATCCGAAGCAGGCGCACCCCGGCTGGGTCCGCGCAGCCGCACCGTTGAAGTTCGCGCGCGTGCAGCTGGAGCAATACTTCGCCGGCGAACGCCAGCACTTCGAACTGCCGCTGCATCCCGTCGGCACGCCGTTCCAGCTGGAGGTGTGGCACGAGCTGGGGCGGATTCCGTACGGCGTCACGATCAGCTACGGCGAACTGGCCCGGCGCATCGACAAGCCGCTGGCGGTGCGCGCGGTCGGCGCCGCGAACGGACGCAACCCGCTGCCGATCGTGCTGCCGTGCCACCGCGTGATCGGCGCGAACGGCAGCCTCACCGGCTTCGGTGGCGGCCTGCCGACGAAGCGCTACCTGCTGGACATGGAAGGTCGCATCGCGCACGGCGATCTGTTCGGCTGA
- a CDS encoding ectonucleotide pyrophosphatase/phosphodiesterase: MKILFRLLLCSLAAFCFGCATQHPTTPAATTAASGRPVPLLLISIDGYRPDYLQRGLSPTLAMLAQGGVQAASMQPAFPSLTFPNHYTIVTGLTPDHHGVVNNTMFDPQLGKFSLSSRKAVSDGRWWAEGTPIWETADRHGLRTATMFWPGSEADIHGHHPDYWKPFDGSVTADQRVDQVLAWLDLPAAERPGFLTLYFDAVDHAGHLYGPDAPQVNAALRETDAALARLVAGLKQRGLFDRINLIVLSDHGMAGVPEANSVMIDQLVPLDRVQTVSMGILAGFNPTSDSAEARADFAKVEQTLEQPHPHMQCWDKTRVPARLAYGKNPRVPQLLCLANVHWRITTSDYAAKRKGRLSLGEHGYDNAEPLMQALFVAHGPAFRVGAKVSAFPNVDVYPLMTHLLGVPAAANDGDYAAVKDMLKPAAR, encoded by the coding sequence ATGAAAATCCTGTTTCGCCTGCTGCTGTGCTCGCTGGCAGCATTCTGCTTCGGCTGCGCCACGCAACACCCCACCACACCTGCAGCCACCACCGCCGCGTCCGGCAGACCCGTACCGCTGCTGCTGATCTCGATCGACGGCTACCGCCCCGACTACCTGCAGCGCGGGCTCAGCCCGACCCTGGCGATGCTGGCGCAAGGCGGCGTGCAAGCCGCGTCGATGCAGCCGGCGTTCCCGTCGCTGACGTTCCCGAACCACTACACGATCGTCACCGGCCTCACTCCGGACCATCACGGCGTGGTCAACAACACGATGTTCGACCCGCAGCTGGGCAAGTTCTCGCTGAGCAGCCGCAAGGCGGTCAGCGACGGCCGCTGGTGGGCCGAGGGCACGCCGATCTGGGAGACCGCCGACCGGCATGGCCTGCGCACCGCCACCATGTTCTGGCCCGGCTCGGAGGCGGATATCCACGGCCATCACCCGGATTACTGGAAGCCGTTCGACGGCAGCGTGACGGCCGACCAGCGGGTGGACCAGGTGCTGGCCTGGCTGGATCTGCCGGCGGCCGAACGGCCCGGCTTCCTCACCCTGTACTTCGATGCGGTCGATCACGCCGGCCATCTCTACGGACCGGACGCGCCGCAGGTGAACGCTGCGCTGCGCGAGACCGACGCGGCGCTGGCGCGGCTGGTCGCGGGGCTGAAGCAGCGCGGCCTGTTCGACCGCATCAACCTGATCGTGCTGTCCGACCACGGCATGGCCGGCGTGCCGGAAGCGAACAGCGTGATGATCGACCAGCTGGTCCCGCTCGACCGCGTGCAAACGGTGAGCATGGGCATCCTGGCCGGCTTCAACCCGACGTCGGACAGCGCGGAGGCGCGCGCCGATTTCGCGAAGGTCGAGCAGACCCTGGAGCAGCCGCACCCGCACATGCAGTGCTGGGACAAGACCCGCGTGCCGGCGCGACTGGCCTACGGCAAAAACCCGCGCGTGCCGCAGCTGCTGTGCCTGGCGAACGTGCACTGGCGCATCACCACCAGCGACTACGCAGCGAAACGCAAAGGCCGGTTGAGCCTGGGCGAGCACGGCTACGACAACGCCGAGCCGCTGATGCAGGCGCTGTTCGTGGCGCATGGCCCGGCGTTCCGTGTTGGCGCGAAGGTGTCGGCGTTCCCGAATGTGGACGTCTATCCGTTGATGACCCACCTGCTCGGCGTCCCCGCCGCCGCGAACGACGGCGACTACGCGGCGGTGAAGGACATGCTGAAACCCGCCGCGCGCTGA
- a CDS encoding MFS transporter, whose protein sequence is MKRDAEPEAAGPLEAEALAPYIHHGTPAFRQTNLALFAAGFATFGLLYCVQPLMPEFSRHYGVSEAGAALSLSLTTGVLAFAMLFAGGVSDAWGRKPVMVASLLASALLVLVTAVMPDWTALLAVRTLLGLTLSGLPAVAMTYLGEEMDTESIGLGMGLYISGSAVGGMGGRLISGVLADFFGWRIGVAVVGVIGVLAALVFWRALPPSRHFTAQPLRWRALLGRFAGMFRDRGLPWLFVEGFLLLGAFVTVYNYLGYRLMAPPYKLSQAVVGLIFGIYLIGTFSSAWMGHLAGQLGRRKVLWTAFALMLAGVALTMTRPLPLIMLGIVAITFGFFGGHSIVSSWVGRRAGAAKAQAASVYLFCYYMGSSIAGASGGLFYASHGWSGVALFVGLLVLAGLLVALRLFRLPPLVNVATPPTPMSRGAMP, encoded by the coding sequence ATGAAGCGTGACGCGGAGCCGGAAGCGGCAGGGCCATTGGAAGCCGAAGCGCTGGCGCCGTACATCCACCACGGGACGCCGGCGTTCCGGCAGACCAACCTGGCGCTGTTCGCCGCCGGCTTCGCCACGTTCGGGCTGCTGTACTGCGTGCAGCCGCTGATGCCGGAGTTCAGTCGGCACTATGGGGTCAGCGAGGCGGGTGCGGCGCTGTCGCTGTCGCTGACCACCGGCGTGCTCGCGTTCGCGATGCTGTTCGCCGGCGGTGTGTCCGACGCGTGGGGGCGCAAGCCGGTGATGGTGGCCTCGCTGCTGGCTTCGGCGTTGCTGGTGCTGGTCACCGCGGTGATGCCGGACTGGACCGCGCTGCTGGCCGTACGCACCTTGCTGGGACTGACCTTGAGTGGCCTGCCGGCGGTGGCGATGACCTATCTCGGCGAGGAAATGGACACCGAGTCGATCGGCCTGGGCATGGGCCTGTACATCAGCGGCAGCGCGGTCGGCGGCATGGGCGGGCGGTTGATCAGCGGCGTGCTGGCCGATTTCTTCGGCTGGCGCATCGGCGTGGCGGTGGTCGGTGTGATCGGCGTGCTGGCCGCACTGGTGTTCTGGCGCGCGCTGCCGCCGTCGCGGCATTTCACGGCGCAGCCGTTGCGCTGGCGCGCGCTGCTGGGGCGCTTCGCCGGCATGTTCCGCGACCGCGGCCTGCCGTGGCTGTTCGTCGAGGGTTTCCTGCTGCTCGGCGCGTTCGTCACCGTCTACAACTACCTGGGCTACCGGCTGATGGCGCCGCCGTACAAGCTGAGCCAGGCGGTGGTCGGGCTGATCTTCGGCATCTATCTGATCGGCACATTCAGCTCGGCGTGGATGGGCCACCTGGCCGGCCAGCTCGGGCGGCGCAAGGTGTTGTGGACCGCGTTCGCGCTGATGCTGGCCGGCGTGGCGCTGACCATGACGCGGCCGTTGCCACTGATCATGCTGGGCATCGTGGCGATCACGTTCGGCTTCTTCGGCGGCCACTCCATCGTCAGCAGCTGGGTCGGTCGGCGCGCCGGCGCGGCGAAGGCGCAGGCCGCCTCGGTTTACCTGTTCTGCTACTACATGGGTTCCAGCATCGCCGGCGCCAGCGGCGGGCTGTTCTACGCGTCGCATGGCTGGAGCGGGGTGGCGCTGTTCGTCGGCCTGCTGGTGCTGGCCGGTCTGCTGGTCGCGCTGCGGCTGTTCCGCCTGCCGCCGCTGGTCAACGTGGCGACGCCGCCCACGCCGATGAGCCGAGGCGCGATGCCGTAG
- a CDS encoding DMT family transporter, with protein MRTNALAATGLALCSALFFTLTYVLNRGIVAGGGHWAWAVILRYLITLPLLAMVLPLQGGLGELPRELRRHARPWLLWSSMGFVLFGVPLTWAASSGPSWLVAGSFQTTVLAGPLLAPLIYRDERRRLAWRTLALGALIVVGVFALQWGHAQGQLRAGDWLAIGAVVLSAFAYPLGNRKLLLHLEHCDSRLNAVQRVFGMTLCSWPLWLVFALVAWFTIGPPTWREALLAAGVALSSGTIATILFFRATDMVRSEPTALAAVEAMQAAELLFATLLGAWFLGEAWPHGYAAIGALAIVVGIALFGWSSGRGAAGHDEEVRALRGDRSA; from the coding sequence ATGCGTACGAATGCCCTTGCCGCGACAGGACTGGCGCTGTGCTCGGCGCTGTTTTTCACGCTGACCTACGTGCTCAACCGCGGCATCGTTGCCGGCGGCGGGCATTGGGCGTGGGCGGTGATCCTGCGCTACCTGATCACCTTGCCGCTGCTGGCGATGGTGCTGCCGTTGCAGGGCGGGCTGGGCGAACTGCCGCGCGAGCTGCGCCGGCACGCCCGGCCGTGGCTGCTGTGGAGCAGCATGGGTTTCGTGCTGTTCGGCGTGCCGCTGACCTGGGCGGCCAGCAGCGGGCCGTCGTGGCTGGTCGCCGGCAGCTTCCAGACCACCGTGCTGGCCGGGCCGCTGCTGGCGCCGCTGATCTATCGCGACGAACGGCGCCGGCTGGCCTGGCGCACGCTGGCGCTCGGTGCGCTGATCGTGGTCGGCGTGTTCGCACTGCAATGGGGCCATGCGCAGGGGCAATTGCGCGCTGGTGACTGGCTGGCGATCGGTGCGGTGGTGTTGTCCGCGTTCGCCTATCCACTGGGCAACCGCAAGCTGCTGCTGCACCTGGAACATTGCGACAGCCGGCTCAACGCGGTGCAGCGGGTGTTCGGCATGACCTTGTGCAGCTGGCCGCTGTGGCTGGTGTTCGCGCTGGTCGCGTGGTTCACGATCGGTCCGCCGACGTGGCGTGAGGCGCTGCTGGCTGCTGGCGTGGCGCTGTCCTCGGGCACCATCGCCACGATCCTGTTCTTCCGCGCCACCGACATGGTGCGCAGCGAACCTACCGCACTGGCCGCAGTGGAGGCGATGCAGGCAGCCGAGCTGCTGTTCGCCACGCTGCTCGGCGCATGGTTCCTCGGCGAGGCCTGGCCGCACGGCTACGCCGCGATCGGCGCGCTGGCGATCGTCGTCGGCATCGCGCTGTTCGGCTGGTCCAGCGGGCGCGGCGCGGCGGGGCACGACGAGGAAGTTCGCGCGCTGCGTGGCGACCGCAGCGCCTGA
- a CDS encoding DoxX family protein, protein MQGSTDLGKLVLRVVLGVLILFHGVSKLMHGPGYIIGVVTGAGLPSFIAYGVYVGEVVAPLLLLAGYWTRVGGLIIVINMLVAIGLVHMGQLATLADTGGWALELQGMFLGTALAIMLLGAGRYSLGGSNGRWN, encoded by the coding sequence ATGCAAGGTTCCACCGATCTGGGCAAGTTGGTGCTTCGCGTCGTACTGGGTGTGCTGATCCTGTTCCATGGGGTGTCCAAGCTGATGCACGGGCCTGGCTACATCATCGGCGTGGTGACCGGTGCCGGCCTGCCGTCGTTCATCGCCTATGGGGTGTACGTGGGCGAGGTGGTGGCGCCGCTGCTGCTGCTGGCCGGGTACTGGACGCGGGTAGGCGGGCTGATCATCGTGATCAACATGCTGGTGGCGATCGGGCTGGTGCATATGGGCCAGCTCGCCACGCTGGCCGATACCGGCGGCTGGGCGCTGGAACTGCAGGGCATGTTCCTCGGCACCGCATTGGCGATCATGCTGCTCGGCGCCGGCCGTTACAGCCTCGGCGGCAGCAACGGCCGCTGGAACTGA
- a CDS encoding formimidoylglutamate deiminase — translation MSDSTAIAHFKADQLWRAGGWQAGATLGVAADGHLLAPADTTAKPLGRWVLPGMPNLHSHAFQRAMAGLAERRGKADDSFWSWRETMYAFAATIGPDELQAIAAQLYVEMLKAGYTSVCEFHYLHHQPDGMPYAQPEAMSLALIEAAREAGIGLTLLPVLYISGGFDGRALSARQRRFGHAVEAWLRLLETLRRQQNEDVSVGIALHSLRAVPEPALREVLASELAASGPIHLHIAEQVGEVQDCLATRGARPLEWLFEHAAVDPRWCLVHATHLTAAETAQLARSGAVAGLCPTTEANLGDGLFPLADYLDAGGTLGIGSDSHISISPVEELRWLEYGQRLSTRHRNIAARHEGDSVGETLWRAALRGGAQASGRPVGELCEGARADLIVLDDSSPLLAARDARSLLDSFLFAGNTPLVRDVMVGGRWQVRGFRHRDEERIAARYRGVVSRLR, via the coding sequence ATGAGTGACAGCACTGCCATTGCCCACTTCAAGGCCGATCAGCTGTGGCGGGCAGGCGGCTGGCAGGCCGGCGCGACGCTGGGCGTGGCTGCCGACGGGCACCTGCTGGCGCCGGCGGACACGACCGCCAAGCCGCTGGGCCGCTGGGTGTTGCCGGGCATGCCGAACCTGCACTCGCATGCGTTCCAGCGCGCGATGGCCGGGCTGGCCGAGCGGCGGGGGAAGGCCGACGACAGCTTCTGGAGCTGGCGCGAGACGATGTACGCGTTCGCCGCCACGATCGGTCCGGACGAACTGCAGGCGATCGCCGCCCAGCTCTACGTGGAGATGCTCAAGGCCGGCTACACCAGCGTCTGCGAGTTCCACTACCTGCACCACCAGCCGGATGGCATGCCGTACGCGCAGCCTGAGGCGATGTCGCTGGCACTGATCGAGGCGGCGCGCGAGGCCGGCATCGGCCTGACCCTGCTGCCCGTGCTGTACATCAGCGGTGGCTTCGACGGTCGTGCGCTGAGTGCGCGCCAGCGCCGCTTCGGCCATGCCGTGGAGGCCTGGCTGCGCCTGCTGGAGACGCTGCGCCGGCAGCAGAACGAAGACGTCAGCGTGGGCATCGCGCTGCACTCGCTGCGCGCGGTGCCGGAGCCGGCGTTGCGCGAGGTGCTGGCCAGCGAGCTGGCGGCCAGCGGGCCGATCCACCTGCACATCGCCGAGCAGGTCGGCGAGGTACAGGACTGCCTGGCCACCCGCGGCGCGCGGCCGCTGGAATGGCTGTTCGAGCATGCCGCGGTCGACCCACGCTGGTGCCTGGTGCACGCCACCCACCTGACCGCGGCGGAGACCGCGCAGCTGGCGCGCAGCGGCGCCGTGGCCGGGTTGTGCCCGACCACCGAGGCGAACCTGGGCGACGGCCTGTTCCCGCTGGCCGATTACCTGGACGCCGGCGGCACGCTTGGCATCGGCTCGGACTCGCACATCTCGATCTCGCCGGTGGAGGAACTGCGCTGGCTGGAATACGGCCAGCGCCTTTCGACCCGCCACCGCAACATCGCCGCGCGGCACGAGGGCGACAGCGTGGGCGAGACGCTGTGGCGCGCCGCGCTGCGTGGCGGCGCCCAGGCTTCGGGCCGACCGGTCGGCGAACTGTGCGAGGGCGCGCGCGCCGATCTCATCGTGCTGGACGACAGCTCGCCGCTGCTCGCCGCGCGCGATGCGCGTTCGCTGCTGGACAGCTTCCTGTTCGCCGGCAACACGCCGCTGGTGCGCGACGTGATGGTCGGCGGGCGCTGGCAGGTGCGCGGTTTCCGCCATCGCGACGAGGAGCGCATCGCGGCGCGTTATCGCGGTGTAGTATCACGGCTGCGTTGA
- a CDS encoding carbon-nitrogen hydrolase family protein, which translates to MARKTSENTPKLRLRQATPADVPALVELTARVYTPEWGHSAEMLRSQQTHFPEGQFVVEYEGAIAGYCATFRIDEATALGAHTWMQVTGGGMGSRHKPDGNWLYGMEVVVHPDYRGMRIGQRLYRARKRLCMDLKLRGIVFGGRIPGLARNIQRYGSAEAYVQAVVEGKRRDQTLSFQLANDFEVIGVLRAYVPSDHESLGYAVHLVWRNPQLLDQPDIPPITSARLLPDSVRVASVQYQQRRIASFEEFATQVEYFTDIAADYGADFVTFPELITLQLLSIENTELSPVESIRKLSHYTPQVKELFSRLAVHYNINIIAGTHPTEQANGDIHNVCYVCLRDGSLHEREKLHPTPSERNVWNIAGGDSAATVQTDCGPIGVMICYDAEFPEVARYLTDQGALILFVPFCTDVREGYLRVRYCAQARAIENQCYVVMSGNVGNLPGVNNFDIQYGQSCILTPSDFPFARDGIAADSTPNIETVLFADLRLESLARARNAGAVTNLKDRRFDLYETRWRPH; encoded by the coding sequence ATGGCCCGAAAAACCAGCGAAAACACCCCGAAACTGCGGCTGCGCCAGGCCACCCCGGCCGACGTGCCGGCCTTGGTCGAACTCACCGCGCGCGTCTACACGCCCGAGTGGGGCCACTCCGCCGAGATGCTGCGCTCGCAGCAGACGCACTTCCCGGAAGGTCAGTTCGTGGTCGAGTACGAAGGTGCGATCGCGGGCTACTGCGCCACCTTCCGCATTGACGAGGCCACCGCGCTCGGCGCCCACACCTGGATGCAGGTCACCGGCGGCGGCATGGGCTCGCGGCACAAGCCGGACGGCAACTGGCTGTACGGCATGGAAGTCGTGGTGCACCCGGACTACCGCGGCATGCGCATCGGCCAGCGGCTGTACCGGGCGCGCAAGCGCCTGTGCATGGATCTCAAGCTGCGCGGCATCGTGTTCGGCGGGCGCATCCCGGGGCTGGCGCGGAACATCCAGCGCTATGGCAGCGCCGAGGCCTACGTGCAGGCGGTGGTGGAAGGCAAGCGCCGCGACCAGACGCTGAGCTTCCAGCTGGCCAACGATTTCGAGGTAATCGGTGTGTTACGCGCCTACGTGCCTTCCGACCATGAATCGCTGGGCTATGCCGTGCACCTGGTCTGGCGCAACCCGCAACTGCTCGACCAGCCCGACATCCCGCCGATCACCTCGGCGCGGCTGCTGCCCGATTCGGTGCGGGTGGCTTCGGTGCAGTACCAGCAGCGGCGGATCGCCTCGTTCGAGGAATTCGCCACCCAGGTCGAGTACTTCACCGACATCGCCGCCGACTACGGCGCCGACTTCGTCACCTTCCCCGAACTGATCACGCTGCAGCTGCTGTCGATCGAGAACACCGAGCTGTCGCCGGTGGAGTCGATCCGCAAGCTCAGCCACTACACGCCACAGGTGAAGGAGCTGTTCAGCCGTCTGGCCGTCCATTACAACATCAACATCATCGCCGGCACCCATCCGACCGAGCAGGCCAACGGCGACATCCACAACGTCTGCTACGTGTGCCTGCGCGACGGCTCGCTGCACGAGCGCGAGAAGCTTCACCCCACGCCGAGCGAGCGCAACGTGTGGAACATCGCCGGCGGCGACAGCGCGGCCACCGTGCAGACCGACTGCGGCCCGATCGGGGTGATGATCTGCTACGACGCGGAGTTTCCCGAGGTGGCGCGCTACCTCACCGACCAGGGCGCGCTGATCCTGTTCGTGCCGTTCTGCACCGACGTGCGCGAAGGCTACCTGCGCGTGCGCTACTGCGCGCAGGCGCGGGCGATCGAGAACCAGTGCTACGTGGTGATGTCGGGCAACGTGGGCAACCTGCCGGGGGTGAACAACTTCGACATCCAGTACGGCCAGAGCTGCATCCTCACGCCGAGCGACTTCCCGTTCGCGCGCGACGGCATCGCCGCTGACTCCACCCCGAACATCGAGACCGTGCTGTTCGCCGACCTGCGCCTGGAAAGCCTGGCTCGCGCACGCAACGCCGGCGCGGTGACCAACCTCAAGGATCGCCGCTTCGACCTGTACGAGACGCGCTGGCGGCCGCACTGA